A stretch of the Capsicum annuum cultivar UCD-10X-F1 chromosome 10, UCD10Xv1.1, whole genome shotgun sequence genome encodes the following:
- the LOC107869826 gene encoding tRNA-uridine aminocarboxypropyltransferase 2 encodes MDPDRQSGNSTAVTSIAGECSDGRKICSNCDRPVKVCLCSIIPSEPISTVTRIVILHHPHEQRHKLATVPVLSKCLRNCDVIVGRRLHYGDSDVLDFLHDDAMRNPNFNSRAIYLFPGADPSPSQEISHWKSSKNIVETSNYVLIAFDGTWKHAREMMHASLSFLSKFAVQVHLDYDVGNDGGTIYNSDLILRKEPFSGCMSTMEAVAHCLRILEPNGIDRESSLIEVLRSMVKFQASFLKPMKPRPKLIKGGREGKI; translated from the exons ATGGACCCTGATCGCCAATCGGGAAACTCTACCGCCGTCACCTCCATCGCAGGTGAATGTTCCGATGGCCGGAAAATTTGCTCTAATTGTGACCGGCCAGTAAAAGTGTGTTTATGCAGCATAATCCCATCGGAGCCGATATCCACCGTTACTCGAATTGTAATTCTTCACCATCCTCATGAACAACGGCATAAGCTCGCTACGGTCCCTGTTCTATCTAAATGCCTTCGTAATTGCGATGTTATTGTTGGCCGGAGATTACATTATGGTGATTCCGACGTTCTCGATTTTCTCCATGATGATGCTatgagaaaccctaattttaacAGCAGAGCTATTTATCTATTTCCTG GTGCTGATCCATCACCATCTCAGGAAATCAGCCATTGGAAGTCTTCTAAAAATATTGTAGAGACGAGTAATTATGTCTTGATTGCTTTTGATGGAACTTGGAAGCATGCTCGAGAGATGATGCATGCAAGCTTATCATTTTTATCCAAGTTTGCTGTTCAGGTTCACTTAGACTATGATGTTGGCAATGATGGCGGGACAATATACAATTCTGATTTAATTCTTAGAAAGGAGCCGTTTAGTGGGTGCATGAGTACCATGGAGGCAGTAGCGCATTGCTTACGGATTCTCGAGCCTAATGGGATTGATAGAGAGTCAAGTTTGATAGAGGTTTTAAGAAGTATGGTTAAATTTCAGGCTTCTTTCCTCAAGCCTATGAAGCCTAGGCCCAAGTTGATAAAAGGAGGACGAGAGGGAAAAATATAA